Part of the Deltaproteobacteria bacterium genome is shown below.
GCGGCGAGCGTGTCGGCGTCCGCGCCGCGCACGCCGGCCTGCTCGCGCGCCGACGCGCCGGACGCGGTGCGGTCGCCGATGCGCGGATGCGCGGCGAACGCCTCGAGCCAGTCGTCCGGGCCGAGTTCGCGCCACACCGCATCGGCCGCCGCGAGCGCCGCATCGGCGTCGGCAAACGGTTGTGCGGCCAACATTCCAGCGACCCAGCGCGACGCCGCGCAGCATTGTCGCAGTGCCGTCTCGGACAGTTCGATCACGTCGCACGCCTCCCGTATAGCCGCAGCCGCGCGACGCCGCCGTCCGGATAAATGTTGAGCCTCGCGCGCACCGCCACCGGTCCCGGCGCGAGCGGCAACTCGTGCAGCCGATCCGGCGACAGCGGCGTACGCGGCAACACCTCGTGCCAGCTTCCCCCCGCGTCCTCGACTTCGAGAGAGCACGCTGCGGGCGCGTTGCCCTTGAAGTGTTGCGTGTCGACCACCGCGCGCACGAGGTGGCCTGGGGCACCGAGCCGGACGATCGCCCAGTCGTGCCCCGGTCCCCGCCGGCGCCGCGTCTCCCAGCCGTCTCCCATGTGGGTCGCGTCGCCGGGCAGGATCAGGTTGTGGCGCGAACCGAAGTGCATGTCGCTGCACGCTTCGACGACACCGCCAAAGGCGATCGACGCCAGATCGCACTCGGCCGGAGCACGCTGCCAGTCTGGCACCACGCGGCCGTGCACGCGCAGGCGCGCAACGCCGCCGTCGGGATAGATGTTGAGTCGCACGTGGGTCACGCGGCCGGCAGCGCCGACGACAAACCGATTGCGAGCGTCCCCGCACAGCGGCGACCGCGGGACGGCTTCGACCCAATCGCCGCCCGCGTCCGCGTCGCGCACGTCGATCGAGCACGCCTCGGGATAGTTGCCGGTGAAGTGCGCCGTGTCGACCACGATGCCTTCGACGACGCCGGGCAATCCGAGGCGCACGACGCACCAATCGTGACCGGGCTGTCGGCGCCGCCGCGTCTCCCAGCCGTCCATCCATTTCCCGCGGTCCGTGTAGCGATCCGGGTCGAACACCGGTGCCGCTGCGCGCACGAGGTTGGCCATCGGCGCGAAGAACTCGTCGTTGCAGTCGACCGCGCGGCCGCCGAGTCGTTCGTTGGCCAGATCGACCGCATCGGTGAAGTCGAAGTCGGATGTGGTCATGACGCCGCCAGCAATTGCCCCGCGGGTTTCCCGCAGTGCCGTCCGTCGCGGTATATCGCGACGCCGCGCAAGTAGGTAGTCCGAACCGCGCCGTGCAGGGTGTCGCCGTCGTACGGCGTAACCGGGTTGCGGTGGTGCAGCCGCGTCGCGTCGACGGTCCACGCGACGTCCGGGTCCCACACCACGAGATCCGCGTCGCACCCCACCGCGATGCGCCCCTTGCGCGCCGACAGCCCCGCGAGCCGGGCCGGCGCGACGGACAGCCACTGCGCGAGCCGCTCGACGCCGAACCCGCGGCGCCGCGCCTCGGTCCACGTCACCGCCAGGCCAAGTTGCAGCGACGCGATCCCGCCCCACGCGTCGGCGAAACTGCCGCTGCCGCGGCGCTTGAGGTCGGGCGTACACGGCGAGTGGTCGGTGACGACCATGTCGAGCACACCCGCGGCCAGCGCCTCCCACAGCCGCTCGCGGTGATGCGCCTCGCGGATCGGCGGCGCGCACTTGAACGCGGTCGCGCCGTCCGGGATCGCCTCGGCACAAAACCGAAGGTAGTGCGGACACGTCTCGGCCGTCACGGCGAGCCCGTCGTCTCTCGCGCGCGACAGCGCGTCCAACGATCCGGCCGACGCGTGATGGACGATGTGCACGGCCGCACCCGTGTCGCGGGCCAGCCGAATCATGAGATCGACGGCGCGATCTTCGGCCTCCGGCGGCCGCGACGCAAGGTAGGTCGCATAGCGGCGCGCGTCGCCGCGCAGCGCCCCCGCTGCCGCGGCGATCGCGTCCGGGTGCTCGGCGTGGACGAGCAGCGGCCGGCCGAGGTCGCGCAGGCGCGCGAGTGCGGGCCGCAGGTCGGCGTCGCCGACGTGCGGAAACTCGTCGACGCCCGACGGCACGAGGAAACACTTGTAGCCGAGCACGCCGCCGCGCGCGAGCGGCTCCAGGTCGTCGAGGTTGCCCGGCACCACGCCGCCCCACAGGCCAACGTCGACCCAGCACTGGCCGGCCGCCGCGGCGCGCTTGCTCGCGAGCGCATCCGCTGTCGTCGTCGGCGGGATGGAATTGAGCGGCATGTCGACGATCGTCGTGACCCCGCCGGCGGCCGCGGCGCGCGTGGCGGCAGCGAATCCTTCCCACGCCGCGCGGCCCGGTTCGTTGACGTGGACGTGCGTATCGACGAGACCGGGTGACACGACCGCGTCGCCGGCGTCGTCGATCGGGCAACCGGCGGGCACGTCTGCGTACCCCGCGATCGCGACGATGCGACCGCCCGCGACGTGAATGGACGCGGGGGCCGGCGCGCCGGTGCCGGCGACGACGCGCGTGGACCGGATGACGAGATCGGGTGCGACCATGCGCTCGCGAGCATAGCGCCGCTTTGCACGAGTTGCGCACGCGCGGCGCCGGCGACCCGCGAGGCGACGGTCGGCGGCCGCGCGTCGTGCCGTTTTGCGGTACGCTGGCGCGGCGCGCACGCGCGCCGTTCCGTCATGGACCCGACACTTCACGAGTGGATCAGCCTGGCGCTACGGTGGATGCACGTGATCGCGGCGATCACGTGGATCGGCCACGCGCTGTTCTTCAACTGGCTCGACGCGATGCTCGAGCGCTCCGACAAAGACGGGGTCGAGGGCGACCTGTGGATGGTCCACAGCGGCGGCTTCTACCTGGTCGAGAAGCTGCCGAAGGTGCCGCCGGCCATGTTGTCGCGCATGCACTGGTTCAAGTTCGAGGCCCTGTTGACGTGGGTATTCGGCTTCGGCCTCCTCGGCGTCGTCTATTACATGGGCGGCGCCGCGCTGACGGTCGATCCCGCGGTGGCCGATCTCAGCGCAGGCGCGGCGACCGCGATCGGCATGGGCACATTGATCGGGGGATGGCTGGTCTACGACCTGTTGTGGATCTCGCCGCTGGCGCAGCGGCCGCGGGCGGCGGCCACCGTGTCGTTCGCGCTGCTGATCGCCGTCGCGTACGGGCTCACCCACGTGTTCAGCGGGAGGGCCGCGTTCCTTCACGTCGGCGCGCTGATGGGCACGATCATGGTCGCCAACGTATGGATGCGGATCATCCCGGCCCAGCGGCAGCTCGTAGCGGCGACGCGCGCCGGCGAGGAGCCGGACCGGACGCTTGCGGCGCGAGCCAAGAATCGTTCCCGGCACAACAACTACATGACCTACCCGGTCGTGTTCGCGATGATCAGCAGTCACTACTTTCACACGTTCGGTGCGCGCAACGCATGGCTCGTATTCGCCGCATTGTTCGTCGCCAGCGCCGGCATTCGCCACCTGATGAACTTGCGCGGCCGGTTCAGCGCGCCGGCCGCCGCCGTCGCCGCGGCCGCCGCCGTCGCGGCGATTGTGCTGACGATGCCGGAGTCCGAGCCAACCGGCCGCGCGGATACGGCTGCCGCGCGCCTCGCCCCCGCCGGCGCGCCCGCTGCACGCTCGGCGGCGCCGTCGCCGGCCACGACCGGCCCGCCCGCCGCACACGACACCGCACCGGCCGCTGCCGGCGCAGTCGGGCGCGGCGCCGGCAGCATCCGCGGTGTCGTCACGTATTCCGGCCCGTTGCCGCCGCCCCGCGAGCTGACCCTCGCGCCCGGCTGCCAGGCGGGCCACGGCGGCCGCGTGTCGCTGCAGACCGTGCGCGCGACCGACGGCAAGCTGGCCGGCGCCGCGGTGTGGCTGGCCGGCACACCGCCCGGCCCGATCCCGCCGCCACCGAATGCGAGTGTCGAAATCGACCAAGCCGGTTGCATGTACACGCCGCGCGTCGCGACGGCGCAGGTCGGACAGCCGATCACGTTCATCAACAGCGATCCGCTGCTGCACAACGTCCATGCGTTCGCGGGCGACGACACCGTGTTCAACCGCGCGATGCCGGCCCGCGGTATGCGCATGGCGCAAACACTGGACGAACCCGGGATTGTCCACGTCAAGTGCGACGTGCACCCGTGGATGAGCGCCTACGTGGTCGTGACGGAACACCCGTGGCACGCCGTCACGGACGACGCCGGGACGTTCGCGCTCACCGGCGTCCCGGCCGGCCGTTACACGCTACGCGTGTGGCACGAAACGCTCGGCGAGCGCACGGCCGAGGTCACGGTCGCCGCCGGACAGACCGCCCATGTCACCGTGGCGTTCGACGCCCCACCGTAGCGCGGTGGGGCGCCACCATCGGGCGGGCTCGCACCGGCGGCGTGCGAGGGTCGCGCTCCTGGGAAGCCCGCCCGCTCAATCGGCCTGCGGCGCGTCCGCGTCGTCGACCGGCGACGTGACCTCGAAGAACACGCCCTCGCCGAACATCATGTAGCCGTATGCGTTTCCGAACGCAGCGCAGGACTGTGCGCGCGCCGCGTCGACCCGGCGCATCTGCTCCTCGGTCGGCCACTTGTTGTGGTCGAGCGTCGCGCGGCAGTTATTGGCCAACTCCCCCTCGCGGTGGAGCGTGAGCGCCGCGTCGCGCATCATCTCGATCCACGGCTCCTTTGCCGCCGGGTTCGCGGCGAGCTGCGGATCGGTCTGGAAATACAGCGTCGCCATCACGTTCCAGAACGCCTTGTCGTCGATACATTCGATCAACCGCCGGTAGTTGGCCTCGCAAAACGCCTGCACGCGGTCGCGCGGCGGCGCCGGGACGACGGGTTGCGGCGCGACGGACACCGGCTCCGGCGCGACCGCGGCGTCGGCCGGGGCCGCCGCGCGTTGGGAAGCGGGCCGATGGCCGTCGGCGTCCCGCCGATCGCACGCCGCCGAACACGCGAACACGAACGCCGTCGCAACGATCCTGATCGTCATGGCTCCTCTCCGCCACCGCCGCGGCGAACCACGACGACGACCTCGGTGACGCGGCCGGGCGCGACCGCGACGGGGTCCGGGT
Proteins encoded:
- the uraD gene encoding 2-oxo-4-hydroxy-4-carboxy-5-ureidoimidazoline decarboxylase, translated to MREACDVIELSETALRQCCAASRWVAGMLAAQPFADADAALAAADAVWRELGPDDWLEAFAAHPRIGDRTASGASAREQAGVRGADADTLAALAEGNRAYERRFGFVFLICATGKTAGEMLAALRARIDNDRATELRIAAAEQLQITRLRLARALKEASR
- the alc gene encoding allantoicase, which gives rise to MTTSDFDFTDAVDLANERLGGRAVDCNDEFFAPMANLVRAAAPVFDPDRYTDRGKWMDGWETRRRRQPGHDWCVVRLGLPGVVEGIVVDTAHFTGNYPEACSIDVRDADAGGDWVEAVPRSPLCGDARNRFVVGAAGRVTHVRLNIYPDGGVARLRVHGRVVPDWQRAPAECDLASIAFGGVVEACSDMHFGSRHNLILPGDATHMGDGWETRRRRGPGHDWAIVRLGAPGHLVRAVVDTQHFKGNAPAACSLEVEDAGGSWHEVLPRTPLSPDRLHELPLAPGPVAVRARLNIYPDGGVARLRLYGRRAT
- the allB gene encoding allantoinase AllB — translated: MVAPDLVIRSTRVVAGTGAPAPASIHVAGGRIVAIAGYADVPAGCPIDDAGDAVVSPGLVDTHVHVNEPGRAAWEGFAAATRAAAAGGVTTIVDMPLNSIPPTTTADALASKRAAAAGQCWVDVGLWGGVVPGNLDDLEPLARGGVLGYKCFLVPSGVDEFPHVGDADLRPALARLRDLGRPLLVHAEHPDAIAAAAGALRGDARRYATYLASRPPEAEDRAVDLMIRLARDTGAAVHIVHHASAGSLDALSRARDDGLAVTAETCPHYLRFCAEAIPDGATAFKCAPPIREAHHRERLWEALAAGVLDMVVTDHSPCTPDLKRRGSGSFADAWGGIASLQLGLAVTWTEARRRGFGVERLAQWLSVAPARLAGLSARKGRIAVGCDADLVVWDPDVAWTVDATRLHHRNPVTPYDGDTLHGAVRTTYLRGVAIYRDGRHCGKPAGQLLAAS